In the genome of Flaviflexus ciconiae, one region contains:
- the coaBC gene encoding bifunctional phosphopantothenoylcysteine decarboxylase/phosphopantothenate--cysteine ligase CoaBC, with protein sequence MSLIEPGAHGQTAGPSRIVLGVTGGIAAYKSAILARLLIKAGHDVQVVPTESALNMVGKSTFAALSGNPVHTSVFDDPEGVEHVQVGDEADLLVIAPATANTIAKLAHGIGDNLLTATALVATCPVLIAPAMHTQMWNHPATRANIQTLKNRGVIVIEPAEGRLTGADSGVGRLPEPEQIAQTALGLLEKQDLEDKRFVISAGGTREPIDPVRFLGNRSTGRFGINLALQAAHRGAHVDLVACNIDGAMLPNHPRITVHPVGSASQLQEAMVYLADGAQVLIMTAAVADFRPATSGESKFKKDGHSTPDITLVENPDILKGLASDRSHGAFVVGFAAETGDENGSVLDYGRKKAKTKGADLLVVNKVGETAGFGDVDTAITILDGDGEIQTEGAGTKSQMAGIVLDSISLSLS encoded by the coding sequence ATGTCTCTCATTGAGCCTGGGGCCCACGGTCAAACCGCGGGCCCTTCGCGCATTGTTTTAGGCGTGACCGGGGGGATTGCCGCCTACAAGTCGGCGATCCTGGCCAGGCTACTCATCAAGGCGGGTCACGACGTCCAGGTCGTGCCGACCGAATCCGCGCTGAACATGGTAGGGAAGTCGACGTTCGCTGCGCTATCCGGTAATCCGGTGCACACCTCGGTGTTTGATGACCCGGAGGGAGTTGAGCACGTTCAGGTTGGCGATGAAGCAGACCTCCTCGTTATTGCTCCCGCGACCGCGAACACGATCGCAAAGCTTGCCCACGGTATCGGCGACAACCTGCTGACCGCTACCGCACTTGTCGCAACATGTCCGGTTCTCATCGCGCCCGCCATGCACACCCAGATGTGGAATCATCCGGCAACCAGGGCGAACATTCAGACCTTAAAGAACCGCGGCGTTATCGTCATCGAGCCCGCCGAAGGCAGGCTCACCGGAGCGGATTCTGGCGTCGGACGGCTTCCCGAACCGGAACAGATCGCCCAGACGGCACTCGGTCTGCTCGAAAAGCAGGACCTCGAGGACAAGCGCTTTGTGATCTCGGCTGGCGGCACGCGCGAGCCGATTGACCCCGTGCGGTTCCTCGGTAACCGTTCGACGGGTAGGTTTGGAATCAATCTTGCACTCCAGGCAGCTCACCGCGGCGCACATGTCGACCTTGTGGCCTGCAACATCGACGGCGCCATGCTTCCGAACCACCCTCGAATCACCGTTCACCCGGTTGGTTCAGCATCTCAGTTGCAGGAGGCCATGGTGTATTTGGCCGATGGGGCGCAGGTCCTGATCATGACTGCCGCCGTGGCTGACTTCCGACCCGCAACGTCCGGGGAGTCGAAGTTCAAGAAGGACGGACACTCCACTCCGGACATCACGCTCGTCGAGAACCCGGACATTCTTAAGGGCCTGGCGTCAGATCGCTCTCACGGAGCATTCGTCGTTGGCTTTGCTGCCGAGACGGGTGACGAGAATGGCAGTGTTCTTGATTACGGCCGGAAGAAGGCCAAGACCAAGGGCGCGGATCTTCTCGTCGTCAACAAAGTCGGCGAAACCGCCGGATTTGGTGATGTTGACACGGCGATCACGATCCTCGATGGAGATGGTGAGATTCAGACCGAGGGAGCTGGAACAAAGTCTCAGATGGCGGGAATAGTTCTCGACAGCATTTCTTTGTCCCTGTCCTAA
- the gmk gene encoding guanylate kinase encodes MKAFVICGPTAVGKGTIIRELVAKEPAIWLSTSATTRSPREGEVNAQHYFFVSPGEFDEMVEQGNMLEWATVHGVHRYGTPRGPVEKALADGGIVLLEVDLAGARQIRESLPEALQIFIAPPAFDDLAVRLEMRGTEGPQERARRLDTARVEMAAAEEFDRVVINDDVARATDEILSIMASVK; translated from the coding sequence ATGAAGGCTTTCGTCATTTGCGGGCCGACGGCAGTCGGCAAGGGGACAATCATCCGGGAACTCGTCGCGAAGGAGCCCGCCATCTGGCTCTCCACATCGGCGACCACGCGGTCCCCTCGCGAGGGCGAAGTCAATGCCCAGCACTACTTCTTTGTCAGCCCCGGGGAGTTTGACGAAATGGTGGAGCAGGGCAACATGCTCGAGTGGGCAACCGTCCACGGCGTTCACCGATACGGAACACCGCGCGGCCCGGTTGAGAAGGCTCTCGCCGACGGCGGGATTGTTCTTCTCGAGGTGGACCTCGCGGGTGCCCGCCAAATCCGCGAGTCTCTACCCGAAGCTCTCCAGATCTTCATCGCACCCCCGGCCTTCGATGACCTTGCGGTCAGGTTGGAGATGAGGGGCACCGAGGGCCCGCAGGAACGGGCCCGCAGGCTCGACACTGCGAGGGTGGAGATGGCGGCGGCGGAAGAGTTTGATCGGGTCGTCATTAATGACGACGTGGCCAGGGCCACGGATGAGATCCTGTCAATCATGGCTTCCGTCAAGTAG
- the rpoZ gene encoding DNA-directed RNA polymerase subunit omega: MYGTVPEPEGITYPPIDDLLEKVDSKYALAVYSANRARQINDYRQELMSADGNVVHVGPLVASDPEEKALSIALREVVEDKLVLEPTED; this comes from the coding sequence ATGTACGGAACTGTGCCAGAGCCGGAAGGCATCACCTACCCGCCGATCGACGATCTTCTTGAGAAGGTCGATTCGAAGTATGCCCTCGCGGTCTACTCGGCGAACCGAGCCCGACAGATCAACGACTACCGTCAGGAGCTTATGAGCGCCGACGGTAACGTCGTCCACGTCGGACCGCTTGTTGCCTCCGATCCGGAGGAGAAGGCGCTGTCGATCGCGCTGCGCGAAGTAGTTGAGGACAAGCTCGTCCTCGAACCCACCGAAGACTAA
- the carA gene encoding glutamine-hydrolyzing carbamoyl-phosphate synthase small subunit — MREPALLVLEDGTIFPGRAWGKRGRTTGEIVFSTAMTGYQETFTDPSYHKQIIVMTAPHIGNTGVNEEDNESDKVWTAGVVVRDAARRASSWRATGELEDYLVENDVVGICEVDTRAVTRHLRDRGVMRAGIFSGSALPLGADNGNEQALDILIGLVNDSPSMAGADLAADVTTPAPYVVEPRGAFEGKDPVAHIVAVDFGIKNRTPWQFAERGVKVTVVPQSISLAEVLAFEPDGVFFSNGPGDPSAADHEIDLLRGVLEAGLPYFGICFGNQLLGRALGFGTYKLEYGHRGANQPVLDRETGKVEITAHNHGFAVDLPIDEATVAPYGDGRYGKVAVSHIGLNDGVVEGIRCLDIPAFSVQYHPEAAAGPHDGEHLFDRFITLIKEAN; from the coding sequence ATGAGAGAGCCAGCACTCCTCGTGCTCGAGGATGGAACAATCTTCCCAGGCAGGGCATGGGGCAAGCGAGGCAGAACTACGGGCGAGATCGTCTTCTCCACGGCCATGACCGGTTACCAGGAGACGTTCACCGACCCGTCTTACCACAAGCAGATCATTGTCATGACGGCTCCTCACATCGGCAACACCGGTGTGAATGAGGAGGATAATGAGTCGGACAAGGTATGGACCGCGGGCGTTGTCGTGCGCGATGCCGCGAGGCGCGCGTCGTCCTGGCGTGCCACCGGTGAGCTCGAAGATTACCTCGTCGAGAACGACGTTGTCGGTATCTGCGAGGTCGACACCCGCGCCGTTACCCGCCACCTGCGGGACCGCGGCGTCATGAGGGCCGGTATCTTCTCGGGTTCTGCACTACCGCTCGGCGCCGACAACGGCAACGAACAGGCTCTGGACATTCTCATTGGCCTCGTCAATGACTCGCCTTCGATGGCGGGAGCCGACCTTGCTGCGGACGTGACAACCCCTGCACCTTACGTTGTGGAGCCCCGCGGCGCCTTCGAAGGCAAGGACCCCGTCGCGCACATTGTCGCCGTTGATTTTGGTATCAAGAACCGGACCCCTTGGCAGTTTGCCGAGCGCGGTGTGAAGGTGACGGTCGTTCCCCAGTCGATTTCGCTTGCCGAAGTGCTCGCCTTCGAACCCGATGGTGTGTTTTTCTCGAACGGCCCCGGCGATCCGTCGGCCGCCGACCACGAAATCGATCTCCTCCGCGGCGTGCTCGAAGCTGGGCTCCCGTACTTTGGTATCTGCTTTGGCAACCAGCTCCTTGGCAGGGCCCTCGGCTTTGGTACCTACAAGCTCGAGTACGGGCACAGGGGAGCGAACCAGCCGGTTCTCGACAGGGAAACCGGCAAGGTAGAAATCACGGCCCACAACCACGGTTTCGCGGTTGACCTGCCGATTGACGAAGCAACTGTTGCCCCGTACGGGGATGGTCGCTACGGCAAGGTTGCGGTCTCCCACATCGGTCTCAACGACGGTGTCGTTGAGGGCATTCGTTGCCTGGACATCCCTGCCTTCTCGGTCCAGTACCATCCGGAGGCAGCTGCTGGCCCGCACGATGGCGAGCACCTCTTTGACCGCTTCATTACTCTCATCAAGGAGGCCAACTGA
- a CDS encoding aspartate carbamoyltransferase catalytic subunit translates to MRHLLSAADLSLDEALMILDTAETMRDTNKQSIRKLPALAGRTVAIMFFEDSTRTRLSFEAAAKRLSADVLNFSAKGSSLSKGESLKDTAQTLAAMGAEGFVIRHSASGAAQRLAESGWIDAPIINGGDGTHQHPTQALLDAFTMRRHLIGEGRLGKDMRGKKVVIVGDILHSRVARSNLDLLTTLGAEVTFVAPPTLLPVGIENWASKISYSLDEAIDDGPDAIMMLRVQHERMTGSGGGFFPSPEEYHRLYGLNMERMGRLPDHTILLHPGPMNRGLEISAEAADQDRSVVLEQVENGVYVRMAVLYLTLAHKEAA, encoded by the coding sequence GTGAGGCATCTCCTTTCAGCAGCTGACCTGAGCCTCGATGAGGCCCTCATGATTCTCGACACTGCAGAGACAATGAGGGATACGAACAAGCAGTCGATCCGTAAACTACCGGCACTTGCCGGGCGCACGGTCGCCATCATGTTCTTCGAGGACTCGACGCGCACCCGTCTCTCTTTCGAGGCGGCAGCCAAGCGGCTTTCAGCCGATGTGCTCAACTTTTCCGCCAAGGGTTCCTCCCTGTCCAAGGGCGAGTCGCTCAAAGACACGGCCCAGACCCTGGCCGCAATGGGAGCCGAAGGTTTCGTTATCCGGCATTCTGCTTCGGGAGCCGCGCAGCGGCTTGCCGAATCCGGCTGGATCGATGCTCCCATCATCAACGGCGGCGACGGCACCCACCAGCACCCCACGCAGGCGCTTCTCGATGCTTTCACGATGAGACGGCACCTGATCGGTGAGGGCAGGCTCGGAAAGGACATGAGAGGTAAGAAAGTTGTCATCGTGGGCGACATTCTGCACTCCCGCGTGGCCCGCTCGAACCTTGATCTCCTGACAACGCTGGGTGCGGAAGTCACTTTCGTGGCGCCCCCGACGCTCCTTCCCGTGGGAATTGAAAACTGGGCTTCCAAGATCTCCTACAGCCTGGACGAGGCCATTGACGATGGTCCGGATGCGATTATGATGCTCCGCGTGCAGCACGAGCGGATGACCGGCAGCGGGGGAGGCTTCTTCCCATCACCGGAGGAATACCACCGTCTCTACGGGCTCAACATGGAACGAATGGGTCGTCTTCCCGATCACACCATTCTGCTTCACCCCGGCCCCATGAACAGGGGACTTGAGATCTCCGCCGAAGCGGCGGATCAAGATCGATCTGTTGTTCTCGAGCAGGTCGAGAACGGCGTGTACGTGCGGATGGCCGTGCTGTACCTGACACTTGCCCATAAGGAGGCAGCATGA
- the pyrF gene encoding orotidine-5'-phosphate decarboxylase, producing the protein MTFAQRLADQQAAFGPICVGVDPHASILEAWGLPDNPAGLTRFSEILAQAFAGQVASIKPQVAFYERHGSRGMAALEGLIGTFREAGTLVISDAKRGDIGSTMAGYADAWLGDGPFGSDAVTLSPYLGVGALKPAFEKAAENDRGAFVLAITSNPEGTSVQGAGDPAAAQCVLNELGETNGRYWPGQPGSLGAVIGATAGERISSWSIDVNVLAGPVLAPGVGAQGATVQQAQVVAGSNLLCVPVSRAILRAGPDVTGLKNAHSAQNL; encoded by the coding sequence GTGACCTTCGCGCAGCGACTCGCGGACCAGCAGGCGGCCTTCGGGCCGATCTGCGTCGGAGTGGATCCCCACGCGTCGATCCTTGAGGCGTGGGGCCTGCCCGACAATCCGGCGGGTCTCACACGGTTTTCGGAAATCTTGGCGCAGGCCTTCGCGGGACAGGTTGCTTCGATCAAGCCTCAGGTGGCCTTCTACGAACGGCACGGCAGTAGGGGAATGGCGGCACTGGAAGGACTAATCGGAACCTTCCGGGAGGCTGGGACGCTCGTGATCTCCGATGCGAAGCGCGGCGATATTGGTTCGACTATGGCGGGGTATGCGGATGCGTGGCTGGGGGACGGTCCCTTTGGATCGGATGCTGTCACGCTCAGCCCCTACCTCGGAGTAGGAGCACTGAAGCCGGCCTTTGAGAAGGCTGCTGAGAACGACCGTGGAGCATTTGTTCTTGCAATTACATCCAACCCCGAAGGCACATCCGTGCAAGGTGCGGGAGATCCCGCGGCCGCACAATGCGTGCTAAACGAGCTGGGGGAGACCAATGGCAGGTACTGGCCGGGGCAGCCCGGCTCGCTCGGCGCGGTCATTGGAGCCACCGCGGGAGAGCGGATTTCCTCCTGGAGCATCGATGTGAACGTACTGGCAGGGCCGGTGCTAGCCCCGGGCGTTGGCGCCCAAGGCGCCACTGTCCAGCAAGCTCAGGTGGTAGCGGGGAGCAATCTGCTGTGCGTTCCTGTTTCGCGTGCGATCTTACGTGCAGGACCGGACGTGACCGGATTAAAAAATGCTCATTCGGCACAAAACTTGTGA
- a CDS encoding dihydroorotase — protein MSTLFTGASILGTETADIRIADGLITEIGTALEPGDSTVVDATGMIALPGLVDLHTHLRQPGREDAETVLSGTRAAAAGGFTAVHAMANTTPVQDTAGVVEQVAKLGAKAGYAYVQPVGAVTVGLAGERLAELEAMHESRANVTMFSDDGQCVSDPVLMRRALEYVRSFGGIIAQHAQEPRLTEGAQMHEGNVSAEIGLAGWPAVAEESIIARDCLLAQHVGSRLHILHVSTKGSVELIRWAKAQGIKVTAEATPHHISLDHALARSYDPRYKVNPPLRTAADIEALKAGLADGTIDTIGTDHAPHPTEAKDCEWAAGAFGMTGLETALAVVHKELVEPGLLDWADVARVMSTKPAEISGMTDQGQPIDVGQPANLCFYDPESPATVSGRHQETKSSNTPYEGMTLPGRVMHTVFRGRVTCLGGKVAE, from the coding sequence ATGAGCACCCTCTTCACCGGAGCCAGCATTCTCGGAACAGAAACCGCCGACATCCGCATCGCAGACGGCCTGATCACCGAGATCGGAACAGCACTTGAACCGGGAGATTCCACCGTTGTTGATGCTACGGGCATGATCGCCCTTCCCGGTCTTGTTGATCTCCACACCCACCTGCGGCAACCGGGCCGAGAGGATGCCGAGACCGTCCTTTCTGGAACGCGCGCCGCGGCCGCCGGTGGTTTTACTGCCGTCCACGCCATGGCAAACACGACTCCTGTCCAGGACACCGCCGGTGTCGTTGAGCAGGTAGCGAAGCTTGGGGCAAAGGCCGGCTACGCCTACGTTCAGCCGGTTGGTGCCGTCACGGTTGGCCTGGCAGGGGAGAGGCTCGCCGAGCTTGAGGCCATGCACGAGTCCCGTGCGAACGTCACGATGTTCTCTGACGATGGCCAGTGCGTATCCGATCCCGTTCTTATGCGCCGCGCGCTCGAATACGTGCGGTCATTCGGCGGGATCATTGCGCAGCACGCTCAGGAGCCCCGTCTCACCGAGGGCGCGCAGATGCACGAGGGCAACGTGTCGGCAGAGATTGGACTGGCCGGATGGCCGGCGGTCGCCGAAGAGTCCATCATTGCCCGGGACTGCCTGCTTGCCCAGCACGTCGGTTCCCGCCTTCACATCCTCCACGTCTCCACCAAGGGCTCCGTTGAGCTGATTCGCTGGGCAAAGGCGCAGGGTATTAAGGTCACGGCCGAGGCAACTCCGCACCATATCTCGCTCGATCATGCGCTAGCGCGCTCCTATGATCCTCGCTACAAGGTGAACCCGCCGCTGCGGACCGCCGCGGACATCGAGGCGCTCAAGGCTGGCCTTGCCGACGGGACGATCGACACGATCGGCACGGACCATGCTCCGCACCCCACCGAGGCTAAGGACTGTGAGTGGGCAGCCGGTGCTTTCGGTATGACGGGGCTGGAGACTGCCCTTGCCGTGGTCCACAAGGAACTTGTGGAGCCGGGTCTGCTTGACTGGGCCGACGTTGCTCGCGTCATGTCGACCAAACCCGCAGAGATCTCCGGTATGACGGATCAGGGCCAGCCGATTGACGTTGGTCAGCCTGCGAACCTCTGCTTCTACGACCCCGAGTCACCTGCTACAGTGAGCGGTCGCCACCAGGAGACGAAGTCTTCTAACACCCCCTACGAGGGGATGACTCTGCCGGGCAGGGTCATGCACACAGTATTCCGGGGCCGGGTCACGTGCCTCGGCGGAAAGGTAGCTGAATGA
- the pyrR gene encoding bifunctional pyr operon transcriptional regulator/uracil phosphoribosyltransferase PyrR, with protein MTGRMVMDGGDITRSITRMAHEVLERNHGADSVILLGIPSRGVPIAERLAAAIERASGEQVPVGSLDVTMYRDDLRRNPTRAPSPTRIPEGGIDDRIVVLVDDVFFSGRTIRAALDALTNIGRPISVQLAVLADRGHRELPIRADYVGKNLPTSRSERVVVQLAEVDETDGVIIEDPR; from the coding sequence ATGACTGGAAGAATGGTTATGGATGGCGGGGATATTACCCGCTCCATCACGCGCATGGCGCACGAGGTGCTGGAAAGGAATCACGGAGCTGACTCCGTCATTCTTCTCGGCATCCCGTCCCGCGGAGTGCCGATCGCAGAGCGTTTGGCAGCCGCCATTGAAAGGGCCAGCGGAGAGCAGGTGCCCGTCGGATCGCTCGACGTCACCATGTACCGCGATGATCTGCGCCGGAACCCGACGCGAGCACCATCCCCAACACGCATTCCCGAGGGTGGGATCGACGATCGCATTGTCGTGCTCGTCGATGACGTGTTCTTTTCCGGCCGCACCATCCGTGCGGCACTCGATGCACTGACCAATATCGGTCGTCCCATCTCGGTTCAGCTCGCCGTCCTTGCGGACCGCGGCCACCGCGAACTTCCCATCCGCGCCGACTACGTGGGCAAGAACCTGCCCACGTCCCGCTCCGAGCGGGTGGTCGTGCAACTGGCTGAAGTGGACGAGACCGATGGCGTCATCATCGAGGATCCCCGGTGA
- the carB gene encoding carbamoyl-phosphate synthase large subunit: MPRRTDIKSVLVIGSGPIVIGQACEFDYSGTQACRVLREEGLRVILVNSNPATIMTDPDMADATYVEPIRADVLTSIIEKERPDALLPTLGGQTALNAAVELSELGVLDKYGVEMIGARLEAIQAGEDREEFKKVVEKCGAASARSAICNTLDECFDAADKLGYPVVVRPSFTMGGLGSGFAWNKEELSRIAGAGLHYSPTNEVLLEESILGWKEFELEIMRDQADNAVVVCTIENVDPVGVHTGDSITVAPSLTLTDREYQNLRDIGIAVIREVGVDTGGCNIQFAMEPETGRVIVIEMNPRVSRSSALASKATGFPIAKIAARLALGYTLDEIQNDITGSTPASFEPSIDYVVCKIPRFAFEKFPAADNRLTTTMKSVGEAMAIGRNFTEALQKAMRSIDKKATGFSWNITRSLDELLAAAAISTEDRLQAVQQALHLGATVDELYEITKIDRWFLDQIVLINEIAKEIQESGSLNTDLLGYAKRHGFSDAQIGELKDMSQEAVREIRTAYGLHPVYKTVDTCAAEFKSDTPYHYSTYETHTEVTKREKPAVIILGSGPNRIGQGIEFDYSCVHATLALRDEYETVMVNCNPETVSTDYDMSDRLYFEPLTLEDVLEVYRAECEAGPVAGMIVQLGGQTPLSLAADLKAAGVPILGTSPEAIDAAEDRGIFGNVLEAANLPAPAYGTATSDQQALETAERIGYPVLVRPSYVLGGRGMEIVFDRDQLVDYLSRRDHEGSDATRKAAPLLIDKFLDDAIEIDVDALYDGTDLFLGGIMEHIEEAGIHSGDSACVLPPLTLGQPMIDRIRQSTEAIAKGVGVRGLINIQFALVSEVLYVIEANPRASRTVPFVAKATGIPLAKAATLIMTGKTIAELRADGILPEQDAAIIETNPVTAVKEAVLPFKRFATTDGRIVDSLLGPEMRSTGEVMGLDSTFPLAFAKAQAAAYGGLPDKGTVFVSVADRDKGSIIFPVIGLVDLGFEICATTGTAALLRRYGVPATEVRRNSAGRGPNGEPTISDLIEAGEIDMVINTPSGSGTRADGYEIRAATTAADKPIMTTVQEFGAAVQALQASGAGFSVTSLQEHTARRGL, translated from the coding sequence ATGCCACGCCGCACAGATATTAAGTCCGTTCTCGTTATCGGTTCCGGCCCCATCGTTATTGGCCAGGCCTGCGAGTTTGACTACTCGGGCACCCAGGCATGCCGCGTCCTTCGCGAAGAGGGTCTGCGAGTCATCCTCGTGAACTCGAACCCGGCAACGATCATGACCGACCCGGATATGGCGGATGCCACCTACGTGGAGCCAATCCGCGCAGATGTTCTCACCTCGATCATCGAGAAGGAACGCCCCGACGCACTCCTGCCCACCCTTGGCGGTCAGACCGCCCTCAATGCGGCCGTGGAGCTCTCCGAGCTGGGAGTTCTCGACAAGTACGGTGTCGAAATGATCGGTGCCCGCCTCGAGGCCATCCAGGCCGGGGAGGACCGCGAAGAGTTCAAGAAGGTAGTCGAAAAGTGCGGTGCCGCGTCGGCACGTTCCGCCATCTGCAACACCTTGGACGAGTGCTTCGACGCTGCCGATAAGCTCGGCTACCCGGTTGTTGTTCGCCCCAGCTTCACCATGGGCGGGCTAGGTTCCGGCTTCGCTTGGAATAAGGAAGAGCTCAGCCGGATTGCCGGTGCGGGACTGCACTACTCGCCGACCAACGAGGTTCTTCTCGAAGAATCCATTCTCGGCTGGAAGGAATTCGAGCTCGAGATCATGCGCGACCAGGCCGATAATGCCGTGGTTGTCTGCACGATCGAGAACGTCGATCCCGTTGGTGTTCACACCGGTGACTCGATCACGGTTGCCCCGTCGTTGACTCTCACGGATCGCGAATACCAGAACTTGCGCGATATCGGCATCGCGGTAATCCGCGAGGTCGGTGTTGATACGGGTGGCTGTAACATCCAGTTCGCTATGGAGCCGGAGACCGGCCGCGTCATTGTCATCGAAATGAACCCCCGCGTCTCACGTTCCTCGGCTCTTGCCTCGAAGGCCACGGGCTTCCCGATCGCCAAGATCGCAGCGCGATTGGCACTCGGATACACGCTCGACGAGATCCAGAACGACATCACCGGCTCGACCCCGGCGTCGTTCGAGCCCTCGATCGACTACGTCGTATGCAAGATCCCGCGCTTTGCCTTCGAGAAGTTCCCCGCGGCGGACAACCGGCTGACCACCACCATGAAGTCGGTGGGCGAAGCAATGGCCATTGGCCGTAACTTCACCGAGGCTCTCCAGAAGGCCATGCGGTCCATCGACAAGAAGGCAACGGGATTCTCCTGGAACATCACTCGTTCGCTTGACGAGCTTCTCGCGGCCGCAGCCATTTCGACCGAGGACCGCCTCCAGGCAGTCCAGCAGGCACTCCACCTGGGTGCCACCGTTGATGAGCTGTATGAGATCACGAAGATCGACCGCTGGTTCCTCGACCAAATAGTTCTCATCAACGAGATCGCCAAGGAAATCCAGGAATCCGGTTCGCTCAACACCGATCTGCTCGGCTACGCCAAGCGCCACGGCTTCTCGGATGCTCAGATCGGCGAGCTGAAGGACATGAGCCAGGAGGCCGTTCGGGAGATCCGTACAGCATACGGCCTGCACCCTGTCTACAAGACAGTCGACACCTGTGCAGCTGAGTTCAAGTCGGATACTCCGTACCACTACTCGACGTACGAGACTCACACCGAGGTCACAAAGCGCGAGAAGCCCGCAGTGATCATTCTTGGCTCCGGCCCGAACCGTATCGGTCAGGGAATCGAGTTCGATTACTCCTGCGTGCACGCGACACTCGCACTGCGTGACGAGTACGAGACCGTCATGGTCAACTGCAACCCGGAGACCGTGTCAACGGACTACGACATGTCGGACCGGCTCTACTTCGAGCCGCTCACGCTCGAGGATGTCCTCGAGGTGTACCGCGCCGAATGCGAAGCGGGACCCGTCGCCGGCATGATCGTCCAGCTTGGCGGTCAGACCCCGCTCTCGCTCGCAGCCGACCTGAAGGCGGCAGGCGTACCGATTCTCGGCACGTCGCCCGAAGCTATCGATGCTGCCGAAGATCGCGGCATTTTCGGTAACGTCCTCGAGGCCGCGAATCTTCCGGCCCCGGCGTACGGAACGGCAACGTCTGACCAGCAAGCTCTCGAAACGGCTGAGCGGATCGGCTACCCCGTTCTCGTTCGTCCGTCGTATGTTCTCGGCGGACGCGGCATGGAGATCGTGTTCGATCGGGATCAGCTGGTCGACTACCTGTCGCGACGCGACCACGAGGGGAGCGATGCGACTCGCAAGGCCGCACCGCTCCTTATCGACAAGTTCCTGGATGACGCGATCGAGATCGACGTCGATGCCCTCTACGACGGCACCGACCTTTTCCTCGGCGGAATCATGGAGCACATCGAGGAAGCCGGGATTCACTCCGGTGACTCGGCTTGCGTCCTGCCCCCGCTCACCCTGGGCCAGCCCATGATCGACCGCATCAGGCAATCGACCGAGGCGATCGCGAAGGGCGTGGGAGTCCGCGGACTCATCAACATCCAGTTCGCACTCGTCTCCGAGGTCCTCTACGTCATCGAAGCAAATCCCCGCGCATCCCGCACGGTCCCGTTCGTTGCTAAGGCCACCGGAATCCCGCTCGCCAAGGCCGCCACTCTGATCATGACCGGCAAGACCATTGCCGAGCTCCGTGCGGATGGCATTCTGCCCGAGCAGGATGCTGCGATCATCGAGACAAATCCGGTCACGGCAGTCAAGGAAGCCGTCCTTCCGTTCAAGCGCTTTGCGACAACCGATGGGCGAATCGTTGATTCGCTTCTCGGCCCGGAAATGCGGTCGACGGGTGAGGTCATGGGTCTCGATTCGACTTTTCCGCTCGCCTTCGCCAAGGCGCAGGCAGCCGCCTATGGCGGGCTCCCCGACAAGGGAACGGTGTTCGTATCCGTTGCCGATCGCGACAAGGGCTCGATCATCTTCCCGGTCATTGGGCTCGTTGATCTTGGCTTCGAAATTTGCGCTACCACTGGCACAGCGGCACTCCTTCGCCGGTACGGCGTTCCCGCAACCGAGGTGCGCCGCAACTCGGCGGGCCGCGGTCCCAACGGTGAGCCGACGATCTCCGATCTCATTGAGGCTGGCGAGATCGACATGGTGATTAACACGCCGTCTGGATCGGGAACACGCGCCGACGGATACGAGATTCGTGCAGCCACAACGGCAGCAGATAAGCCGATCATGACAACCGTCCAGGAGTTTGGAGCCGCTGTCCAGGCACTCCAGGCGAGCGGCGCCGGCTTTAGTGTCACGAGCCTCCAGGAGCACACCGCAAGGCGGGGCCTGTGA
- the mihF gene encoding integration host factor, actinobacterial type — MALPSLSPEQRQAALEKAAIARKRRADLKKSLKAGETRLSEVLTLAKEDEIVAKLRVSALLESMPGIGTAKARQIMDRTGISPSRRVGGLGPHQREALITLFY; from the coding sequence ATGGCACTTCCTTCCCTCTCGCCGGAACAGAGACAAGCTGCTCTTGAGAAGGCTGCGATCGCACGGAAGCGACGCGCTGATCTCAAGAAGTCACTGAAGGCCGGAGAGACCAGGTTGTCCGAAGTCCTTACCCTCGCTAAGGAAGACGAGATCGTTGCGAAGCTCCGGGTCTCCGCTCTTCTGGAATCAATGCCCGGGATTGGCACCGCCAAGGCCCGCCAGATCATGGACCGCACCGGTATTTCGCCGTCCCGCCGCGTCGGCGGCCTCGGCCCGCACCAGCGTGAGGCCCTCATTACCCTGTTCTACTAA